Genomic DNA from Cydia strobilella chromosome 19, ilCydStro3.1, whole genome shotgun sequence:
GACATGTCAAATCTGCAAGAGAAAACACCACTCCTTATTACATAGAGAGAAGAAGCCAGTAAGTGAAGATAAACAGGTTACAACGAAAGAGGATCCGCCTGCACACACAAACGAAGAAAAGTTTGTCACCAAGGTCACAGCGCATGTGGCAAGCGGAGAACAGCCTGGTGAGAATATATGGTTACCAACAGCACTGGTAGACGTCACATCGAGCTCAGGTCAGTCACACGTCTTCCGTGCTCTCATTGATCCAGGTTCAGAGGTGTCACTAGTAACATCAAGAGTCGTCGATTTATTAGGTTTAAAGAAAAATGAAATCAGCGGCGTCATGTTTGGTGTTGGTGAAGGTAATCGCACAGGTCTTAAGCACTTAGTAGATTTACAGATTACGTCTAGATATGATACAAATTTCTCATTTAATGTTAACAATGCATATGTATTGAGGTCTATAACGCGTTTGTTACCTGAAAGAGAAATTAGTGGTTATGTTTGGCCACAACTTAAGGATATACAACTGGCTGACCCCACCTTCAACGTACCAGGTAGGATAGATATTTTACTTAGTACGAAAATCTATGCTAAGATAATAGATAATGGTTTGATTAGGGGGCCAGGTGACGTAATCGCGCAGCACTCTCGTCTCGGGTGGATCTTGTCAGGTGATATTGAGGTCAATTCAAACAGGTCTCATAATGTCAGGAGCTTTCACATCACCAGACGGGTCAAGGAAGATAACAATCTACTAAGAAAGGTAAAGGAAGTTGAAACAGAACTTTACACAACCAAGAAAGCTTGGTCTAAAGAGGAAGAAAGTTCAAACAGGTCTCACAATGTCAGGAGCTTTCACATCACCAGACAGGTCAAGGAAGATAACAATCTACTAAGAAAGGTAAAGGAAGTTGAAACAGAACTTTACGCAACCAAGAAAGCTTGGTCTAAAGAGGAAGAAAGTTCTGAagaaatctacaaaaatataaaGGTAAGAGATGAAACAGGAAGATATGAAGTACATCTTCCTctgaaagaaacaaaagaagAAACAATTAGGCTTTGGGGTGAAACAAAGCAGCAAGCAATGACTAGGTTCCAATCATTAGAAAGGAAGTTCCAGAGAAATGACAAACTGAAAGAAGAATGCACGAAAGTCATTAATGAATATTGGAATTTAGGTCACATGAAGAAAGTAGAACAAGAAGATGAAAGGGAAGCTATTCACCTAGCCCCGCAACCAGTAAGTCGTGAAGATAAGGACACCACAAAAGTGTGGATAGTAAACGACGCTTCGTCGAAGGGCTCACGTCACAAAATCTGTGTGGTAGGCGATATAGTTAAGATATATCGTCAAGAAGGAAGGACAAACAACCATACAGATTTACAGCGGATAGTGTGGCGAGATGAAGCTTCTGGCAAATTAGAGAGTTATcagctgttaacagtcactttTAGAACCACGACGGCACCTCGGTTAGCAGTACGAACGCTACTTCAACTCGCTGACGATGACTTTGAAAAGTATCCACGAGGCGCAGCAGTGGTTAAGGCCTCGTTCTACATGACCGACGCGATGACCGGCACTGAAGACTTGTCTGAAATGAAGTTAATACGCAATGAAGTTAACAAGTTAGTAAAGGCAGGTGATCACATGCAGGAATGGTCAAGCAAGTTGTTACAGTACATACGAGAGGTTAGTGACAGTAAAGACACAGTAAACAGTCTGGAAATAAAGCTAGATAAGGAAATAAAGATACTAGGACTTACCTGGGACAGGAACGAAGACACCTTTAAAATTACTGTGAACTTACCGGAACTCAGGAACCCTGTAACAAAAGGGTTAGTGTTATCAGATGTGACGAGTCTCTTCGATCCCTTAGCGTGGCTGGCTCCAGTCGTCATAACAGCGAAGGTCATGACACAGAAATTATGGCTTCGCAACCAAGGACGGGATGAAGAACTGCGCTCTGAATTGGTTAACAAATGGGTTACTTACCGAGATGAGCTGAAAGAGCTGCAAATGATCAGAATCCCACGGTGGATGAAAATCACAGCAAAAAGCAGAGCAAGAGAAATAGTAGAAAATGGGTTATGGTGGACTGCATCAGAGCAGCTGAAATACAAAGATACAGAGTTCACTGGAGTTGACATTTTACCAACAAGTTTAAAAATGAAGAAGACGTTCCACGTTAACCTAGGTGACACTCCTATCTGGGAAAGGTTCTCATCCTTAATAAAGTTGAAGAGAGTACAAGTTCAACGCCGAAGGTGGCGAAGATTTATAAACTGGAAAAACAAGACAAATCGAGAAGATTATTTGACAGCTCCTGTAATGGAAGAAATAGAAATGAGATGTATAAGATACTACCAATACTTGATGTATGAAGATGAAATTAAGTATCTGAAAAAGAAGGGTAAAATTAAGGCAAAGAGTTTTTTAATCGCACTGACCCCATACTTAGATGAACACGGTCTGTTGAGGGTCGGTGGCCGCCTCAACAACTCGTCCATAGCAGAAGAAGCAAATCACCCTATCATCATTCCCAGTAAGCAACATATTTCAAAAC
This window encodes:
- the LOC134750209 gene encoding uncharacterized protein LOC134750209 yields the protein MYERAEEFTDQWDAIVTFVVISKLDVSSHKQWEETISEDSSDDLPAFERLKQFLETRFRTLEMVEPAIRSYKQPPSVKPKSFHTTASNDDLQCTLCKEKHYIHNCEQFSKLPIEERYSCVQDNNLCYNCLTPNHTVFKCKQRTTCQICKRKHHSLLHREKKPVSEDKQVTTKEDPPAHTNEEKFVTKVTAHVASGEQPGENIWLPTALVDVTSSSGQSHVFRALIDPGSEVSLVTSRVVDLLGLKKNEISGVMFGVGEGNRTGLKHLVDLQITSRYDTNFSFNVNNAYVLRSITRLLPEREISGYVWPQLKDIQLADPTFNVPGRIDILLSTKIYAKIIDNGLIRGPGDVIAQHSRLGWILSGDIEVNSNRSHNVRSFHITRQVKEDNNLLRKVKEVETELYATKKAWSKEEESSEEIYKNIKVRDETGRYEVHLPLKETKEETIRLWGETKQQAMTRFQSLERKFQRNDKLKEECTKVINEYWNLGHMKKVEQEDEREAIHLAPQPVSREDKDTTKVWIVNDASSKGSRHKICVVGDIVKIYRQEGRTNNHTDLQRIVWRDEASGKLESYQLLTVTFRTTTAPRLAVRTLLQLADDDFEKYPRGAAVVKASFYMTDAMTGTEDLSEMKLIRNEVNKLVKAGDHMQEWSSKLLQYIREVSDSKDTVNSLEIKLDKEIKILGLTWDRNEDTFKITVNLPELRNPVTKGLVLSDVTSLFDPLAWLAPVVITAKVMTQKLWLRNQGRDEELRSELVNKWVTYRDELKELQMIRIPRWMKITAKSRAREIVENGLWWTASEQLKYKDTEFTGVDILPTSLKMKKTFHVNLGDTPIWERFSSLIKLKRVQVQRRRWRRFINWKNKTNREDYLTAPVMEEIEMRCIRYYQYLMYEDEIKYLKKKGKIKAKSFLIALTPYLDEHGLLRVGGRLNNSSIAEEANHPIIIPSKQHISKLLIKEAQLRTLHGDILARMTYI